The stretch of DNA TTATGTTCATAAAGCTGATAATTTTAAAGAAGCATACGATTTACTTGAAAAAGAAAAATATGACCCAATTTATACTCAAAATGGAATTGATTTAAAATATTCTGGTGACTTAAGAGTAATGTTAATTGGACATAAACCAGTTTGTGCATTCTGGAGATTCTCAGGTGATGGAGAATGGATTACAAATACATCTCAAGGTGGAACAATGTCTTATGAAAATGTTCCAATGAATGCACTTGAGCTTGCTGTAAAAGCTTCAAAAGCTGCAAAAGCTGAGTACTGGGCTTGTGATATTGCAATTGATAAAAATGATGATAAACCATATATTTTAGAATGTGCTACAGCCTTTGCTGCCTTCCCTTATATTAGAGATTGGATTTGTGAATACTTAATGTGGGACTTCTCTAATGGTAAATACAAAATGCCTTATGTACCTTTATATTCATGGGTTGAATTAGGTAAAATTGATCCATCATTATTAAGAACAATGAGACATATTGGATTTAGTAAATATACTCCATCTTGCGATGGAGCATATTTTATAAATGAAAAAGACAGTTCTTTTGATATGGAGAAAACAATTTTAAATGATCCTAGTGATTATCCAGAAGAGTATTCATATGAAAAACTTCCAGCTTATGTACAACTTGAAGATATCCAAACAGAAAATAGTAATGGTTTAGAACTTACTAAAATTAATTTTAATACTGCAACCTTAACAGATATTATGACTTTACATGGTATGGAAGAAGAATTAGCCTTAGATATTCAAGAATTTATTGGTGAAAATATAATTACTGATCCAAGTGATTTACTTGACTTAGAATCAATAGATGAACAGATGATTAAAACTTGGGATAACAATATTGCTGATATGAGAATTAATATAAATAATACTGATCAAGATACATTAAAGAAAATCAAAGGTATTGGTGCAAAACTTGCAAAAATAATTTTAGATTTCAAAGAAGAGATTGAACATTTTACAGATTTAGACCAATTAAAAGAGATTGAAGGTATTGGTAAAAATAAGTTAGCTCAATTGAAATCTAGACTAAAAATAGGAGAATAGTTTTTGAAACAACTTTATAGATCATATGATGAATCTACTCATATTTTCAAAGATTTAGAAAATAGATATCCTAATTATATTAAATTAGAGTCAATTGGAAAGACTTGGGAAGAAAGAGATATTAATTTAATCACAATCTCAAAAGATGTAAAAACAGCGCATACTAGACCTGCGTTGTTTTTTACAGGAACTATTCATGCAAGAGAATGGGTTGGTCATGAATTAGCAATTGATTTTACTAAATATGTATTAGAAAATTATGAAAGTGATCCCACACTACAAGCATATTTAGAATATGCTACTATTTATATGGTTCCTTGTGCAAATCCAGATGGATATGAATATTCAAGAAATCATTTTTCTTTTTGGAGAAAAAATAGAAGAGTAAATGCTGATGGTTCACATGGTGTTGATTTAAATAGAAACTTTCCTATAGGTTATGTAAAGTCTACAATGACAACTTCAAATGTTTATGGTGGTCCTGAACCTTTTTCTGAACCAGAAACTAGAGCTTTAAGAGATTTTGTAGAAGTACATCCAAATATTTCTATAGCTTTAGATTATCACTCACAAGGAAATGTATTTTTCCCTGCACATGATTTTAGACATGAAGATACTATTGATACAACTGATATGAATACTTTATGTGCAAATATGGCTGAAGAAATTAGAAAAATTTCTGGTCGTGAATATGGAATACATCAAGGTAAGCCACCTACTAAACTAATATCAGGTTCGGGTAGAGAATTTTATCACTCAAAAGGAATAATTTCAAGTGTTGTAGAAGTTGGTACAAGAAACATTTCTGATTATATGGGTGATATGGATGAACACTTAAGAGAACATATTCCAGCATTACTTGCAGCTGTTAAAGAAGTACCAAATTATGATAAAAATAATTCTACAAAAAGAGTAGATTCTTTTGAAGTAACAGAAATTGGATCGAACCATGTAAATCTTGAATGGAAATATAATATAGAAGATGACGTATTTTTCGAAATTTATAGAAGTTTAAAAGATAAATCATTTTGTAATAGTTCAAACTTAATCGCAAGAACACAAAAATTAGAGTTTAATGATATAAACCTTCAAAGCAATAGAGATTATTATTATAATATTAGAGTTGTTAATAAAAAAACTGGAATAAAATCACCATTTTATCCTCAAATTATATTAAGAACAGATCCTGAATATGATGAATTTAGTAAAACTTATTATTCAGCACCAAGTACTACAGGATATGTTGCAGAACTTTTAAATAATAATAGTAAACATTTTGGGAATAACTCTTTATTTGTAGGAATTGATGAAAATAAAGGTATTTCTTATGCAATTATTACTATAAATCTTGGCTCTTTACCTGATGATGCAATTATTAAATCAGCATCATTTAATCTATATCCAATTAATAGAGTCTCAACTACTATTGAAAAGTATGGTGAATGGAATGTAGGTATTGTTAATCAAGAAACTATGGGAGATATAACAGATTTTGATGATGTTAATAATATGGAAATCATTGAATATATTGGTCGACCAACAGCATCTCATCAACTAACACAAGGTATATGGAGAACATGGGAACTTTCAGGAATTGAGTGTGCCTGTCTTCAAGAAGTTGCTAAAAATAAACAAGTAGTATTAAGAATAGAAGGTCCTAAAGAGTTAGTAATAGGCAGAACTAGACAAATGATGCAATGGGATATTGGTTATGGTAAATATGGTTATGGACTTCCTTATAGACCAAGATTAGAACTTACTTATACTCTTAAACCTACTGTTACAACAATATATCCTAAATCTGTACATACAATAAGTGAACATGGGATAAAAAATGATGAAGTTACTTCAGGATTTGATGAAAAAGGTAAAAAAATTTATTCTACATTTGAATTTAATACTTCTTCTCTCCCTCCATATGATGAAACATTTATAACAAGTGGATTCTTTGAACTAAATTCTACAAAAAATTATATTAAAGACGATATACGATTTCATTTAGAATTTGTTGATGAAAATATTGACCAAGATTATGAAAGTATTACAAATAGAGAGATAATTCAGAATATTGGTTATGATGTAAGTGCAAATGAGCTTAAAAATAATCAAACACAATATTTTGCATTTGATACTTTTTCTGAAATTACTTTAAATGAAAAACTTAAGAATAAAGATGATTTAGCTTTTGTTTTAAAACCAACATCATCAAAAAAAGCTATAAAAGACAAAACTGTATCATGGGAAACAAAAAAACAGTCTTTAAGCCCAAAATTAATTCTTGAACATATACCAAAAAGAAGAAAAGCACTTGAACAAGTTAAAAATGCACAATTAATAATGGAAAATGGGAAAATTAAGATAACTTGGGAAAATCCTAAACACCATGATTTAAAAGGTGTAAAAGTTATTAAAAATGCATATAGAAAACCATACTCAACACATGATGGTCAAAAACTTTTTGCTGGAATGGATAATTATACATTTGATGATTTTGGTGCTACTGATATTGATAAATATTATGCAATATTTACTTATGATGAAGTTCCAAATTATTCAAAACCTATAATATTAAAATATAAAGCAAGATAGGAGAATTATGATTTTAAAGTTTAAAGAATATTATCCATCAATTGCACCTAGTGCTTGGGTTGCTCCAAGTGCAGATGTAATTGGTCAAGTTACTATTGGTGAAAATTCATCAGTATGGTTTCAATGTGTTTTAAGATCAGATGTAAATAAAACTATAATTGGTAAAAATACAAATATTCAAGATTTATCAATGATTCATACAGATGTTGATTCACAAACAATTATTGGAGACAATGTAACAATTGGTCATAAAGTTATGCTTCATGGTTGCAAGATTGAAGATAATTGTTTAATTGGAATGAGTGCAACTATTTTGGATAATGCAGTAATAGGTAAAGGCTCTATTGTTGGAGCTAATTCATTAGTAACTTCAGGAAAAGTATTCCCTCCTAATTCATTAATTATGGGAAGTCCTGCAAAAGTTGTTAAACAACTAAACGATGAAGATGAACAAAAATTAATAAAACATGCTGCTCATTATGTTGATTATAAAAATGATTATTCATAAAAACTAAATAGCTAAAATTAGCTTAGTAAAATTTTATTTCTACTAAGCTGATTTTTATTATTTACACTTATTATATGCCTTAGTTAGTTCACCATATAAAATATCAAAACTAACATTTTCCATAGTATCAATAATTTCAATCATAACAACATTATCTTCTCTACCATTCCACTCTTTTATATAAGATCCCTCTTTATACCCATTATCTTGTCTAAATTTATTTAAGCAATTTTTACCAATATAAAGTTTTTGTAACCATGTAAATGAAAGACCAGAAATCTTACATGTTCTGAAAAATTGATCAATAAATCTTTCTATTCCACTAAATATTGGCATATTTCCTGTTTCAATTGCTAATGCAATATAAGATAATTTCTCAGACTCTTTGATCATTAATTTAACATCAACATTCTCTACTGCTTCATATATGCAATGAGTATTTACTAAAGATACACCTTTAGGTACATTTGTTTCTTGTAAAATATAAGACATTAAGAAATGCCAGATATCAACTAATTCAACATGTACATTTTTCATATCAGCATCTGCTGTTATATTCTTCCAATGTTTCCAAGGTGCAGAATCAATTAATTCTGCAACTTCCATATGAATACATCTAAGCCAATTGATCTCTTTCCCAAATTTATTACTACCTAGTTCCCAGTTTTTGCCATTTGTTGAGTCATTTAACTCTTTTTGTAATAAAAACATTTCTTCTAGCTTATATGGAAAAGACGATGCTTCTTCTAAAAATGAAGCCAAAGGTAAACACTCTTCAACAACATTATCTAATGCTGTATTATTTGGAAGCTCATTTTCACCTTTTAATAAATGAACAATCAAAGATACTGTATATGGAACTTCATCTTTTTCTTCCCATTCTAAAACATCTAATGATCTAACTCCTATGTATTTCATAAAATCTTCAATTGATAAAAACCCCAATGATTTAATACTAATTTTAAAATCTTTATATAACAAACTTAACTCTCCTATTTTAATGGTAATTTTATTGTGAATTTTGCACCTATATTTGTATTCTCAACTCCAATAGTACCATTACTATGATCTTCTATTATTGTTTTACACATATATAAACCTAAACCCGTTCCATTTTTATTTGTTTTAGTTGAAAAATATGGTTCAAATATTTTTCCTATTACATTATCAGGTATACCACCTGCGTTATCTTCAATAATAATATAAATATAGTCTATTTCTTTTATTGTACTAATATTTATAATTTTATTTTCAATTCCTTTTTCATTTAAGGCATCACATGAATTTTTTATTATGTTTATAATTACTTGTACTATTTCATTTAAATATACAAAAATTTTAACTTGAATATTATTCTTAATATTTAATTTTACTGCATTAGCTTTTAATAAATATCCTAAAAAATCTGCAGACTTATTTATAATTATAGATAAATCAATAAATTCTTTCTTACGATTTGGTTTAAAAAAATCCCTAAAGTCATCAATAGTTTTTGACATATACTGAAGTTGAACTCCAACATCATGAACTACACTATTTACTAATTCATCAGTAATCTGCCCTCCTGACATTTTAGTAAGAGGTATTTTTTGAACTAAAATTGAAACTGCTTGTAAAGGTTGTCTCCATTGATGAGCAATCATAGAAATCATTTCACCCATTGCCACATGTTTTGATTGTTCAATTAATAAATTCTGTTGACTATCTATTACTTTTCGTGATGTTATATCTTGAGAAATTGCATCATAAGTGATGATTCGTCCCATATTATCAAAGTTTGGATAAATTGTTGTTTCAACCCAATAAAAATCTCCATTCTTTTTAATATTTTTTAATTCACCAGACCAAACTTTACCAGCTTTTATCGTTTCCCATAAATTATCAATTGTCTCTTTTGCTGTATCCTTATGTTTCAATAAAGCATGAGTTCTACCAACTAATTCTGAACTCGTATAACCATTAATCTTACAAAATGCTGAAGATACTTTTAATATTATACCATTTGAATCTGTTCTAGATAAAATAACTTGTTTATCAACAATACTAGCTGATTTATTTAATGCCTCTTGAATGTATTTTGCAGTTTTACTATATACTTCAAGAAAATTCTCAAGTATAATTTCTGAAAGTTTATTGATTTGTGTTGATATTTCTAAAGAATTAACATTTAATTCACTTAGATATTCAATTAATGCATTCTTAAAACCTATACATAAAATAAAAAGTTCTTCTGATTTAATATCTTGTTTGTTTAAATAGTTAAGAAAATCATTTATTGTCGATGATTGCCCTATTTCTACCTTTTGTGTTATTAAATCAATATAATAATCTAATAAACAAAAAGCATACCTTTTAATAAATAGTTCTTTATCGATTTTATGAGCATTTAATATAGATATTATTTTTTCATTATTAATCCAATATCTAATTATTACTAATTTATTCTTTTTTAAATTACTAACTAGCTCTTTTAATTGCATGTATTTTAATTACCTTTGTTTTTGTTTATAAAAATTACAATCCATTTTACTTGATCTTTTAACAACTAAAGAAGGTATTTGCTGTGATTTAAAGCCATAAGCATTACAACCATGAGGTTTATTTTTTTCCCATGTTACATAATAATAAATACACTTTTGACAAATTATTCTTTCCATACTCATATTAAACTTCTACCTTACTTTGAATTGCTTTTGATAATGATAAAATATCAACATTTTCTAAACTAACACCAGTTGGAACTCCCTGTGCTATTTTACTAAATCTTATATCTCTATTTTTTAGTTTATCTTCAATATATAAGATAAATGCATCATTTGCAATTGAAGGAGTTATAGCAAATAGAATAGTTTCTACTTCATTTTCATCAACAAACTGTGTTAATCTATCAATAGCATCTTGATCTAATTCTTCAATTACGAAATATTTTCCATCAAATTGTTTTGAATCTTCAATAATAAAAATATCCTTAGCACTTTGTACTATGCACATTTTTGTATTATCTCTTGAATCGTCTAAACAAACTTCACATATTTCATGTTCACTCATAGAACCACATTTAACACACTTAGTGATATTTTTTAACGCATTTTCAATACTATGAGCAATTTTTATTCCACAATAATTATCATTCATAACAATATGATATGCCAGTCTTAAAGCAGATTTTTTACCAATTGTTGGTAAAGATTCAAATGCTTCAACTAAATCATAAAATTTTTCTAGGCCTTTTTTCATGGCAGGATTATATCTAAAAGTATCTAAAACTAATTCATTCAATTTTTAGATACTTTTAGATAAAATCGCGACTTAAATATAACTATATAGGAGTTAATAATTGACTGAAATAGATTATTATGAATTATTAGAAGTAAGCAAAGATGCTGAACAAGGTACAATTAAAAAAGCTTATAGAAAAATGGCTATGAAGTATCATCCTGATAAAAACCCAGGGGATAATGAAGCTGAAGAGAGATTTAAAGCAGTTAACGAAGCATATCAAGTATTAAGTGATCAAGAAAAAAGAGCAATTTATGATAGACATGGAAAGGCTGGTCTTGAAGGTCATGGTCAACAAAGAGGTGGTTTCTCTGGTGGATTTGATGACTTAGGTTCAGTATTTGAAGAAATGTTTGGTTCTGCTTTTGGTGGTGGAGGAAGAAATTCTAGAAGACAAAGAAAATCATACAATTATAACTTAGATGTAGTAATTGAAGTAAAATTAGAATTTAATGAAGCTATTTTTGGTTGTAATAAAAATATAAAATATAAATATAAAACAGCTTGTAAATCTTGTAAAGGTACAGGAGCAAAAGATGGTAAATTATCAACTTGTCCAACATGTGGTGGACAAGGTCAAGTTCATGCAAGACAAGGATTTATGACATTTGCCCAAACATGTCCAACATGTCAAGGTTCAGGTCAAGCTGCTAGTTCACCTTGTAAATCTTGTAATGGAACAGGTTATGACGAAGTAAAAGATAATTTTAAAGTAGATATTCCTGAAGGTGTAAATGATGGAATGAGAATTAGAGTATCTAATAAAGGTAATATTGCACCAGATGGAACAAGAGGTGATTTATACTTAGAAGTTTCAGTAAAAGAAGATTCTCATTTTGTAAGACATGATGATGATATTTATTATGAAGCTCCTATTTTCTTTACTCAAGTTGCACTTGGTGGGAAAATTAAAATTCCTGGATTAAGAGGTGAATTAGAACTTGATATCCCTGTTGGAGTAAAAGATAAACAACAACTTACATTTAAAAATGAAGGTGTAAAATCTGTTCAAGGATATGGGAAAGGTAATCTAATAGTACAAATTAAAATTGAATATCCTAAAAAGATAAATGAAGAACAAAAAGAATTACTTGAAAAATTACAAGAAAGTTTTGGAATAGAGAGTAAACCACATGAAAAAAGTTTTGAAAATATGTTTGACAAAGTTAAAAAGTGGTTTTCATAATATAATTTTTATATATAAAAGATAGTTATATTACTGTAAAAATTATTTAACTAAAGTATTAAGATAAAAATAAACTTTTATCTTAATACTATTTTGTAATTTTTCTACTATAAATATCTATTTCTTTGTATTTATACACTAATTCTTGATACTTTAATGCATAATCATTATATAAATTGGAACTAATCATAATAAATCCTTTTTATTGATTATACACAATCTGTTTTTTTTGATAATACTTTTAAAACAGCACAAGAAAAACCTGCTTGTTTTCTAGCTTCAAAATTTAAATCCATTTTTCTTTTTGTAGAACCAGGGAAAACATCTTCAATAATTTCTAAATATGTTGAATCATAAGGTACATTTTCTAAATCACAAGCATATTTGTACCAAACATCACCTTTTGTTACATGGTCAACTTCCTCTTCTAAAATTATTTCTAAAACTTTTAATATTTTTCTATTAAAAGGATCATTATTAGATTTTAATTTTTGCATAATTTTTGGATTTTGGTCTAAACCATTTGCTTCTAAATATCTAGGAACTGCCGCCATTCTTCGTAAAAATGTTGGTGTAGCTTGTAAGGCTTCAAATAAATTTTTATGTACAGGAAAATCTCCATACTTACCATTTAATTCTTTTAATAATTCTTCTAACATTAAAAAATGTCTAATTTCATCCGAAGCAACACTTAACCAATCTTCATAATATTTTTTTGGCATATTTTTAAATCTCACAGCTGCATCAAGTGCTAAATCAATTGCAGAATATTCAATATGTAAAATAGTATGTATTAAATATCTTTTACCCTCTTCTGTATTAAAGTTTTTAATTTTTGGTAACATTGTTGGTTTAACAATTTCTAAAAAAGATACATATGACGGTTCTTTTAACTCATATGGTTCATATGAATCATTAAACTCAAAATCATTATTTAAAAACTTCTCATAAAACTTATTAAACTTTTCTATTTTATTTTTAGGTTCACTTGCTAATAAAATTTCTTCAAGTGTAAAAAAATAATCCATTCATAACCTCTTTCTTGATATAATTACCCAATTTTAGCGAACTAAGGTTTAAAATGGATATAAAAGTACAACCAATGGGTGATTATCAAACAAATTGTTATGTCGTAACAATAGATAATAAAGATTTAATAATTGATCCAGGTGTAGATGCATTAAGATGGATAAAAACACAAGTTACTAATCCAATTGCAATATTAAATACGCATGGACATTTTGATCATGTTTGGTCAAATGCAGAAGTTAAAAAAACTTATGATATAAAAATATACACACCTAAAGATGATAACTTTATGTTAGAAAAAGATCCATATGGACTAGGTATGCCACCATCATGTGCTGATGTGCTAGTAGAACACGATGAAGAGATTGAGATTCAAGGAATCAAAATAAAATTCCATTATTTTCCAGGTCATACTCCAGGATGTTCAGCAATTCAAATAGGTAAGCATTTATTTACAGGTGATTTTATATTTAAAGGCACAATTGGAAGATTTGATTTTCCTTATTCTAATGCATCTTCAATGAAAGAAAGTATTAAAAAAATTTTGACATGGAATGATGATTTCCATATCTATCCAGGACATGGAGATAAAACAACATTAAAAAGCGAAATTCATACATTAAAACAGTGGGAATCTTGCATATAAAAGGGTTTAGTTTGGATAGAACTTGTGAAAATATTATTAAAAAGAATGAAGAGTTAAAGTTATTAAATACTTTAAATCATATTTACTTATCTATATTTAATCATTTAAAAAAAGAATATAATATAAGCCAATTAGAAATATTATTAAAAACTATAGATAAAACTAATTCTCTTTTTAAATCAGAAGATATTATTACTGATAAATATTTAACTAATTTAAAATATATAGAAAATGATAGTACTCAAATATATTTTTTAATTTATTCTAAAACTTCTGAAGATAATGAACTGATTAGTAAAAATTTACCGAAATTAAAACTCTCATTAGAATTCTTTTCGTCAACTTTATATAATAAATATCTAGAAAAATCAATTCATGAATTATCCATTGTAGATTCACTAACTGGTGCATTTAATAGGTCTTATTTAGATGCTTATATTGATAATATACTTAATATATCAAATAGAGAACAAAAAAAAGTTGGTTTTCTAAAAATTGGTATTGATCAATTTAAAGCCGTAGTTGATGAATTTGATTATGCAATTGCAGATAAAGTATTAATTGAGTTAACAAATACATTAAAACAGAGTATACGAATATCAGATATTGTTATTAAAATGTCTGAAGATGAATTTTTAGTTATTTTACTAAATGTTATTAATGAGAATAATGCTACAATAGTCTCAGAGAAATTAATTAATAATTTTTCCAAAAGAAAAGTTTTAGTTAATAAAAGTTTAAAACATACACTCAAAAAAACAATTTGTATAGGTATGTCTATATATCCTGATGATGCAACAAATATTGATGATGCAATTAAAAGAGCAGATATTGCTTTATATGAAGCAAGAAATATGGGAAGAAATAGACATTATAAATATAGTGAAGAGAGTATAAATTCAATAGATTTCTTTTAGGCGGTAATTTTGAAAAATAAGATTTTAGAGTTAATTAAATCATCTGGAAATGAGAAAAAAGATTTTGATGCTTTAACTAGTATATTTAGTCTGTATGAACAATTACAATACGCTACAAATATACATCAAATTGCAGAAGATTTATATGCTTGGTTAAATAAAGAGTTTAATATTGATAATGTTGTTTTTGCATTATTTGATATTAATACAAATTCTAAAGAAGAAATCTTAGTCAAAGGTGATGATTTTTACTTAGATGATGATTTTTCTAGTTTTTTTATAATTAACACACATACAAATTTAAACGCAACAATATCTTTTAGTACAACATCAAATGTACACTATCAGGTTATACAATCAAAATATTCAATAATTGAAGCTGCTTTTTTTCTAATTTCTCCAATAATCCAAAATGGAATTACAAAAAAGAACTTTATAGAATCTTCATCTTTAGATTCTGTAACAAAAGTTTATAATAGAAATTATTTAATAAAGAACTTAACTAAACATCTTAATCTTAGTAAAAATAAAGAGAGTGAAATCTATTTTTTAATGATTGGAGTTGATCACTTTAAAGCTGTTATAGACGAGTTTGATTATGATACTGGTGATAAAATATTAATAGAGTTAGCAAAAGTAATTCACTCTAATATTAATGAATTTGATATGGTTGCAAGATTAAATGCAGATGAATTTCTTGTTACAATTTTAAGTAACTCTTCTGAATTTGAAGCTACACAAACTGCAAAAAGAATTATAAATGAGTTTTCAAAGAAAAAAATATTAGTTAATGAACAAACATG from Poseidonibacter antarcticus encodes:
- a CDS encoding helix-hairpin-helix domain-containing protein, with amino-acid sequence MSKLPKLGFLYLDYVLRFFDHSNFKGWPDKIETVTYHWGKDKQRFINEVRAKKIDVLIGNIPATAYETFREIAKEMPHIRFVPSLETQFPNKSKENVTLFCEKHDIAIPKTKIFHNEKQKAYDYLKNEAKYPQIIKKSYGPSNYGGYYVHKADNFKEAYDLLEKEKYDPIYTQNGIDLKYSGDLRVMLIGHKPVCAFWRFSGDGEWITNTSQGGTMSYENVPMNALELAVKASKAAKAEYWACDIAIDKNDDKPYILECATAFAAFPYIRDWICEYLMWDFSNGKYKMPYVPLYSWVELGKIDPSLLRTMRHIGFSKYTPSCDGAYFINEKDSSFDMEKTILNDPSDYPEEYSYEKLPAYVQLEDIQTENSNGLELTKINFNTATLTDIMTLHGMEEELALDIQEFIGENIITDPSDLLDLESIDEQMIKTWDNNIADMRININNTDQDTLKKIKGIGAKLAKIILDFKEEIEHFTDLDQLKEIEGIGKNKLAQLKSRLKIGE
- a CDS encoding M14 family zinc carboxypeptidase yields the protein MKQLYRSYDESTHIFKDLENRYPNYIKLESIGKTWEERDINLITISKDVKTAHTRPALFFTGTIHAREWVGHELAIDFTKYVLENYESDPTLQAYLEYATIYMVPCANPDGYEYSRNHFSFWRKNRRVNADGSHGVDLNRNFPIGYVKSTMTTSNVYGGPEPFSEPETRALRDFVEVHPNISIALDYHSQGNVFFPAHDFRHEDTIDTTDMNTLCANMAEEIRKISGREYGIHQGKPPTKLISGSGREFYHSKGIISSVVEVGTRNISDYMGDMDEHLREHIPALLAAVKEVPNYDKNNSTKRVDSFEVTEIGSNHVNLEWKYNIEDDVFFEIYRSLKDKSFCNSSNLIARTQKLEFNDINLQSNRDYYYNIRVVNKKTGIKSPFYPQIILRTDPEYDEFSKTYYSAPSTTGYVAELLNNNSKHFGNNSLFVGIDENKGISYAIITINLGSLPDDAIIKSASFNLYPINRVSTTIEKYGEWNVGIVNQETMGDITDFDDVNNMEIIEYIGRPTASHQLTQGIWRTWELSGIECACLQEVAKNKQVVLRIEGPKELVIGRTRQMMQWDIGYGKYGYGLPYRPRLELTYTLKPTVTTIYPKSVHTISEHGIKNDEVTSGFDEKGKKIYSTFEFNTSSLPPYDETFITSGFFELNSTKNYIKDDIRFHLEFVDENIDQDYESITNREIIQNIGYDVSANELKNNQTQYFAFDTFSEITLNEKLKNKDDLAFVLKPTSSKKAIKDKTVSWETKKQSLSPKLILEHIPKRRKALEQVKNAQLIMENGKIKITWENPKHHDLKGVKVIKNAYRKPYSTHDGQKLFAGMDNYTFDDFGATDIDKYYAIFTYDEVPNYSKPIILKYKAR
- a CDS encoding gamma carbonic anhydrase family protein, encoding MILKFKEYYPSIAPSAWVAPSADVIGQVTIGENSSVWFQCVLRSDVNKTIIGKNTNIQDLSMIHTDVDSQTIIGDNVTIGHKVMLHGCKIEDNCLIGMSATILDNAVIGKGSIVGANSLVTSGKVFPPNSLIMGSPAKVVKQLNDEDEQKLIKHAAHYVDYKNDYS
- a CDS encoding dUTP diphosphatase → MLYKDFKISIKSLGFLSIEDFMKYIGVRSLDVLEWEEKDEVPYTVSLIVHLLKGENELPNNTALDNVVEECLPLASFLEEASSFPYKLEEMFLLQKELNDSTNGKNWELGSNKFGKEINWLRCIHMEVAELIDSAPWKHWKNITADADMKNVHVELVDIWHFLMSYILQETNVPKGVSLVNTHCIYEAVENVDVKLMIKESEKLSYIALAIETGNMPIFSGIERFIDQFFRTCKISGLSFTWLQKLYIGKNCLNKFRQDNGYKEGSYIKEWNGREDNVVMIEIIDTMENVSFDILYGELTKAYNKCK
- a CDS encoding PAS domain-containing sensor histidine kinase, producing MQLKELVSNLKKNKLVIIRYWINNEKIISILNAHKIDKELFIKRYAFCLLDYYIDLITQKVEIGQSSTINDFLNYLNKQDIKSEELFILCIGFKNALIEYLSELNVNSLEISTQINKLSEIILENFLEVYSKTAKYIQEALNKSASIVDKQVILSRTDSNGIILKVSSAFCKINGYTSSELVGRTHALLKHKDTAKETIDNLWETIKAGKVWSGELKNIKKNGDFYWVETTIYPNFDNMGRIITYDAISQDITSRKVIDSQQNLLIEQSKHVAMGEMISMIAHQWRQPLQAVSILVQKIPLTKMSGGQITDELVNSVVHDVGVQLQYMSKTIDDFRDFFKPNRKKEFIDLSIIINKSADFLGYLLKANAVKLNIKNNIQVKIFVYLNEIVQVIINIIKNSCDALNEKGIENKIINISTIKEIDYIYIIIEDNAGGIPDNVIGKIFEPYFSTKTNKNGTGLGLYMCKTIIEDHSNGTIGVENTNIGAKFTIKLPLK
- a CDS encoding uracil-DNA glycosylase — protein: MSMERIICQKCIYYYVTWEKNKPHGCNAYGFKSQQIPSLVVKRSSKMDCNFYKQKQR
- the recR gene encoding recombination mediator RecR, whose amino-acid sequence is MKKGLEKFYDLVEAFESLPTIGKKSALRLAYHIVMNDNYCGIKIAHSIENALKNITKCVKCGSMSEHEICEVCLDDSRDNTKMCIVQSAKDIFIIEDSKQFDGKYFVIEELDQDAIDRLTQFVDENEVETILFAITPSIANDAFILYIEDKLKNRDIRFSKIAQGVPTGVSLENVDILSLSKAIQSKVEV
- the dnaJ gene encoding molecular chaperone DnaJ, with protein sequence MTEIDYYELLEVSKDAEQGTIKKAYRKMAMKYHPDKNPGDNEAEERFKAVNEAYQVLSDQEKRAIYDRHGKAGLEGHGQQRGGFSGGFDDLGSVFEEMFGSAFGGGGRNSRRQRKSYNYNLDVVIEVKLEFNEAIFGCNKNIKYKYKTACKSCKGTGAKDGKLSTCPTCGGQGQVHARQGFMTFAQTCPTCQGSGQAASSPCKSCNGTGYDEVKDNFKVDIPEGVNDGMRIRVSNKGNIAPDGTRGDLYLEVSVKEDSHFVRHDDDIYYEAPIFFTQVALGGKIKIPGLRGELELDIPVGVKDKQQLTFKNEGVKSVQGYGKGNLIVQIKIEYPKKINEEQKELLEKLQESFGIESKPHEKSFENMFDKVKKWFS
- a CDS encoding ferritin-like domain-containing protein — its product is MDYFFTLEEILLASEPKNKIEKFNKFYEKFLNNDFEFNDSYEPYELKEPSYVSFLEIVKPTMLPKIKNFNTEEGKRYLIHTILHIEYSAIDLALDAAVRFKNMPKKYYEDWLSVASDEIRHFLMLEELLKELNGKYGDFPVHKNLFEALQATPTFLRRMAAVPRYLEANGLDQNPKIMQKLKSNNDPFNRKILKVLEIILEEEVDHVTKGDVWYKYACDLENVPYDSTYLEIIEDVFPGSTKRKMDLNFEARKQAGFSCAVLKVLSKKTDCV
- a CDS encoding MBL fold metallo-hydrolase, with amino-acid sequence MDIKVQPMGDYQTNCYVVTIDNKDLIIDPGVDALRWIKTQVTNPIAILNTHGHFDHVWSNAEVKKTYDIKIYTPKDDNFMLEKDPYGLGMPPSCADVLVEHDEEIEIQGIKIKFHYFPGHTPGCSAIQIGKHLFTGDFIFKGTIGRFDFPYSNASSMKESIKKILTWNDDFHIYPGHGDKTTLKSEIHTLKQWESCI